In Cyanobium sp. AMD-g, the DNA window GCCGCGGCTTCCGCCAGCTGATCGAAGTGGTGATCCCCCTCCGGGAGATCCAGGCAGTGAAGGTGGAGGTGCGCGATGGCCTCAGTCCCCAGCGACGCCTGGCCCTGCGGGTGCAGGGGCGCCGGGACATGCCCCTGACCCGGGTGGGCGAACCGATGCCCCTGGCCGATCTGGAGCTGGCGGGCGCGCGCCTGGCCCGCTTCCTCGGTGTTCCCCTGGAGGGCCTTTGAGATGGGTCAGACAGGCAAGCGACAGCTCACGACCCCTGCATCCCTTGGCTGGCGGCTGCTGCTCCTGGTGGTGCTGGGGCTGACGCCCCTGGGCTTGGCGGCCTGCGCCGCCGACAGCGGCAACCAACCACTGGGCTGCGAGGCAGCCACCACCCCCTGTTTGCAGGGCACGGCGGTGGTGGCCATGGAGACCAGCAAAGGACCGGTGGAAGTGAGCCTGGACGGCGCGGCGGCACCACTCACAGCGGGCAACTTCGTCGATCTGGTGCGCCGCGGGGTCTACAACGGCACGGTCTTTCACCGGGTGGTGCGGGAGCCCGTGCCGTTCGTGGTGCAGGGTGGGGACCCCAGCAGCGCCGATCCCAAGGTGGCCCCCAGCGACTACGGCTCGGGCGGCTTCGTTGACCCCGCCAGTGGCGAGTCCCGGCGCATCCCCCTGGAGCTCAAGCTCAGCAACACCCAGGAACCTCGCTACGGCGAAGAGATCACCACCCCCACCGCCACCCGCCAGCTGGCCCTCACCCATGAGCGCGGTGCCATTGCCATGGCCCGCTCCAGCGACCCCAATTCCGCCAGCGCCCAGTTCTATGTGGCCCTGCAGGCGCTGCCCGAACTGGATGGCCGCTACGCGGTCTTCGGCCGGGTGACCAAGGGGATGGAGGTGATCGATCGCATCCAGCAGGGGGACAAACTGATCCGGGCCCGGGTGATTGAAGGGGGCACGCTGGTCAAGAAGAAGCCCTGAGGCCCGCTCAGGCGGGGACGCGCTTGCCCTCTCAGGCGGGGACGCGCTTGTCCGAGGCGGTGGCTTTGAGCAACTCGGTGTTCACCCCCGAGGCCCGCTCCAGAGCCACCTTGCCCGTGCGGGCGATCTCCAGGATCCCGTAGGCCTCCAGCAGCCGCTCCAGGGCCACCAGCTTGCCCGGATCCCCCACCACCTCAAGGGTGAGGGCATCGTCGGCGACGTCCACCACCTTGGCCCGGAAGACCTGGACCAGATCGAAGATGGCGCCGCGGTTCTCCGCCGGCGCCGCCACCTTCAGGAGCATCAGCTCGCGCTCCACCGCCGGAATGGTGGAAAGATCGATCACGCCGAGCACGTTGATCAGCTTGTTGAGCTGCTTCGTCATCTGCTCGAGGGTGCGATCGTCCCCTTCCACCACCATGGTGAGCCGGGACATGCCGCGGTGCTCGGCCGGCCCCACCGCCAGACTCTCGATGTTGAAGCCCCGCCGGGCAAACAGACCGGAGATACGGCTCAGGGCGCCCGATTCGTCTTCCACCAGCACCGAGAGGGTGTGCTTCATGTCGGGCTCTTGATCGGGGTGCGGCGGGGGACCGGGGGGAAAGCCGGCATGGTCTAACCAAGGTACGCGCCAGGGGAGGCCTCCCTTCAGCCCGTCTCCAGGCGCTCCAGCCAGCTGAGCACCGCGCCATGGAAGGCGTCCGGGGTCTCATCGTGGGGACAGTGGCCGCAGGACGGGATCACCTGCAAGTGGAGGTCGGGTCGTAACCGCAGACACTGTTTGGAGACCTCCACCGGCACCAGCCGGTCCTGGCCGCCCCAGACCAGCAGGGTGGGCCGGCCCCGCCGCTGCAGCAAGGCGACGGCGGTGGCGCGGAACGGCCGCAGCGCCATGCCGATGCTCATGGCCCGCAGGGCCCGCACCGCACCGGGGCGTCGGGCGGGTCGGGCGATCAGCCGACGCAGTTCCTGATCGCCGATCACCGGGTGGTGGTAGGCCGACTGGATGCCCAGGTCGAGCAGGGGGGAATGGGCCAGCAGGGGAACCACCAGCTCCAGGGGCAGGAGCCGCAGCAGCAGGTGAATCACCCCCCGCTTCAGCCGCCGGCGCCACGGGGGACGGCGCGGGGGGTGGCGCCGGTCCATCAGCAGGCTGGGATCGGGCAGGGGAGCCGCCACCACGGCCCGCACCCACTGGGGGAAGTAGACGCTGCAGGTCAGGGCCACCAGGCCACCGAGGGAATGGCCGACCAGCACGGCCGGCGTCTGGACCACCTCCGCCAGGAAGGCCTGCACCTGCCTTGACCAGAGGCGGTTGTCCAGGGCCTGATGGCGATTCAGACCCGGCTGGCTGGAGGCGCCGAAGCCGATCAGGTCGAGGCCATAGACGCACCAACCCGCTGCCGCCAGGGGGCCGGCGTTGCGGCGCCAATGGCCACTGGCGGCCCCGAAGCCGTGCAACAGCACCAGCGCCGGCCCGTCAGGGGGGCCCAGGCGGCGCCAGTGGCAGCCGTGGCCATGCCAGTCCCACTGGGCGTGCTCCCCCCAGTCGGCTCCCTGCTGCGGCGCGGTCTGCACGGGGGCAGGCTGGGGGTCGGCGGACGACACCGATGGTTGCGGCAAGGACCCGAAGTTGAGCGAACCCCCTCACTATTGCGAAGGTGCCGCCGTCGTGGAGACCGGTGGCGGCTTCTTCCGACCCGCCTCCAGGCCAGCCAGGGACTTCGGTGTGCTGCTGGCTCGCACCCTGGCGGCCCCTGGCCGCGACCGAACCGTGCAGGTGCTGGATGGCATGGCGGGCTGCGGCATCCGGGCCCTCCGCTACGGCCTGGAGGGCGGCGCCACGGCGGTGTGGGCCAACGACGCCGACCCCGACCGCCTGCCCCTGCTGGAGCGCAATCTGGCCCGGCTGCCGGCGGCGGTGCAGCGGCAGCTGAGCACCGCCACGGCCCAGCAGCTGCTGGCCGGCTGCCTGGTGGAGGGGCGCCGCTTCGATCTGGTGGATCTGGATGCCTTCGGCTGTCCGGCTGCCCTGGTTCCCCTGGCCCTGGAGGCTGTGGCCTTCGGCGGCGTGCTCTATCTGGCCAGCACGGACGGACGTTCGGCCACGGGCCATGACCGTCTCGCCGCCGTGCGCCGTTTCGGTGCCGCCGCCCGGGCCCACCCCGCCAGCTGGGAGATCGCCCTGCGCCTTCAGCTGGGGCTGCTGGCCCGGACCGCCTGGGCGATGGGGCGGGGGCTCACCCCCCTGCTGAGCTTCAGCGAAGGCCGGGCGTTCCGCACCGCCGTGCGACTGGCGCGCCATCCCGCCGCTGGGGAGGAGGCCCAGCTCGGCCTGGTGGCCCACTGCCATGGCTGCGGTGATCAGCAGGTGCAGAGTCTGCTGCGGCTCGGCCGTTGGCGCCCCTGCGCCTGCTCCGGGGCTGTTGCAGACCAGGGGGAGATCCAGAGCGGGGCGATCCAGAGCGGGGCGGCTCTGGCGGTCAGCGGCCCGCTCTGGATCGGCCCCCTCCAGGATCCCGCCACGCTGGTGGCGATGCTGCAGCTGGCCGAGGGAGCTGGCGCCCATCTGGACCGGCCGGGCCGGCGCTTGCTGGAGCGGCTCCGGGACGACCCGGCCGCGACGCCCCGCTGCTGGCCCGTGGACGCGATTGCCCGCCGTCTCGGTCAGGGGCCCCCGCCGTTGGCGCAGCTGGTGGCGGCACTGACGGCGGAGGGCTTCGCCACGGCGGCGAGCGGGGTGATGGCCGGCCAGCTGCGCAGTGAGGCCCCCTGGCCGGTGATCGTGGCCACGGCCCGGGGGCTGGTGGCCGCGACGGCTGCTAGATAGGTACCCCGTTCCCCCTTGTCCGGGCCATGGCCTCTGAAATCTTCGGCACCGCCGCCATCTTCTGGGTGCTGATCCCCGTCGGGCTGGCGGGCGGCGCCCTGCTGCTCAAGCTCCTGAACGACTGAGCGCCGGATCCCGGCTCCGCGCTGGGGCCGGACGCACCCTTAGGCTCAGCCCGCTTCCTTTGCAGGGGTCCATGAAGGTTCTGGTCGTCGGTGGAACAGGAACCCTCGGTCGCCAGATCGCCCGTCGTGCCCTTGATGCGGGACACACCGTCCGTTGCGTCGTGCGCTCACCACGCAAGGCTGCTTTTCTGCAGGAATGGGGCTGTGACCTCACCCGTGGTGACCTGCTGGAGCCCGCCAGCCTCGATTACGCCCTGGAGGGCCAGGAGGCGGTGATCGATGCCGCCACGGCCCGGGCCACCGATGGCGGCAGCGCCTACGAGATCGACTGGGACGGCAAACAGAACCTTTTCGCCGCCTGTCGGCGCGCCGGTGTGGGCCGGTTGGTGTTCATGTCGCTGCTGGATGCCGCCAAGCACCGTGGTGTGCCGTTGATGGACATCAAGGCCTGCACCGAGGAGTGGCTTGAGGCCTCCGACCTCGACTACACGATCCTGCGTGGTGTCGCCTTCATGCAGGGCCTGATCAGCCAGTTTGCGATCCCTGTGCTGGAGAGCCAGACCGTCTGGGTGAGCGGTGCACCGACGCCGATCGCCTACATGAACACCCAGGACGTGGCCCGTTTCGCCGTGGCGGCTCTTGAGCGGCCCGAAACGATCCGGCAGGCGTTCCCGGTCGTGGGTCCCAGGGCCTGGATCACTGGCGAGATCACCCAGCTGTGCGAGAAGTACAGCGGTCGCGAGGCCCGGGTGTTCCGGGTGCCGCCGGTGCTGCTGGGCCTGATGCAGTCGGTCACCGGATTTTTCGAGGCCAGCCTCAACGTGGCCGAACGGCTGGCGTTCGCCGAGGTGGTGGGCGGCGGCGAGCCCCTCACCGCGCCAATGGAGGCCAGCTATGCCGCCTTCGGCCTGGATCCAGCCGAAACCACCCTGCTCGAGGATTACCTCAAGGAGTATTACGACACGATCCTGCGGCGTCTGCGGGAGATGGAGTCCGACCTCGACAAGGAAGCCAAGAAGAAGCTTCCCTTCTGAAGCGGCACCCGCTACCAGTTCGTGTGTACTATTGCTGGGGTTTGCCGGCGGTCATGGCGATTTCCCAGATCAAGAACCTCCAGCGGCGGCTGGCCAACCTGGAGGAGGAGGCCATCGCCGAACTCACCCGGGCCTGCGGCCACGAGCTCTGGGCCTCGCTGGGCTTCGATGCCTTCGACACGCTTGAGGATCCGGATCGCCGTGCCCGGGCGAACTACTACTACGGCCAGCTCCAGACCGTCAGGGAGTTGAAGGACGCCCTGGTCTGAGCAGTGCCGCCAGACGTTGTCGCTCCTGGGCGCTCACGGCGCGCCAGGTGCCCGGGGCCAGGCCCACCAGATCCAGGGGCGGCCCGCCATCCATCAGGTCGATCGCCGTGCGCAGCAGGCGCAGGGTGG includes these proteins:
- a CDS encoding peptidylprolyl isomerase, translated to MGQTGKRQLTTPASLGWRLLLLVVLGLTPLGLAACAADSGNQPLGCEAATTPCLQGTAVVAMETSKGPVEVSLDGAAAPLTAGNFVDLVRRGVYNGTVFHRVVREPVPFVVQGGDPSSADPKVAPSDYGSGGFVDPASGESRRIPLELKLSNTQEPRYGEEITTPTATRQLALTHERGAIAMARSSDPNSASAQFYVALQALPELDGRYAVFGRVTKGMEVIDRIQQGDKLIRARVIEGGTLVKKKP
- the ilvN gene encoding acetolactate synthase small subunit, producing the protein MKHTLSVLVEDESGALSRISGLFARRGFNIESLAVGPAEHRGMSRLTMVVEGDDRTLEQMTKQLNKLINVLGVIDLSTIPAVERELMLLKVAAPAENRGAIFDLVQVFRAKVVDVADDALTLEVVGDPGKLVALERLLEAYGILEIARTGKVALERASGVNTELLKATASDKRVPA
- a CDS encoding alpha/beta fold hydrolase; translated protein: MSSADPQPAPVQTAPQQGADWGEHAQWDWHGHGCHWRRLGPPDGPALVLLHGFGAASGHWRRNAGPLAAAGWCVYGLDLIGFGASSQPGLNRHQALDNRLWSRQVQAFLAEVVQTPAVLVGHSLGGLVALTCSVYFPQWVRAVVAAPLPDPSLLMDRRHPPRRPPWRRRLKRGVIHLLLRLLPLELVVPLLAHSPLLDLGIQSAYHHPVIGDQELRRLIARPARRPGAVRALRAMSIGMALRPFRATAVALLQRRGRPTLLVWGGQDRLVPVEVSKQCLRLRPDLHLQVIPSCGHCPHDETPDAFHGAVLSWLERLETG
- a CDS encoding N2,N2-dimethylguanosine tRNA methyltransferase, which codes for MSEPPHYCEGAAVVETGGGFFRPASRPARDFGVLLARTLAAPGRDRTVQVLDGMAGCGIRALRYGLEGGATAVWANDADPDRLPLLERNLARLPAAVQRQLSTATAQQLLAGCLVEGRRFDLVDLDAFGCPAALVPLALEAVAFGGVLYLASTDGRSATGHDRLAAVRRFGAAARAHPASWEIALRLQLGLLARTAWAMGRGLTPLLSFSEGRAFRTAVRLARHPAAGEEAQLGLVAHCHGCGDQQVQSLLRLGRWRPCACSGAVADQGEIQSGAIQSGAALAVSGPLWIGPLQDPATLVAMLQLAEGAGAHLDRPGRRLLERLRDDPAATPRCWPVDAIARRLGQGPPPLAQLVAALTAEGFATAASGVMAGQLRSEAPWPVIVATARGLVAATAAR
- the petM gene encoding cytochrome b6-f complex subunit PetM, which encodes MASEIFGTAAIFWVLIPVGLAGGALLLKLLND
- a CDS encoding NAD(P)H-binding protein, translating into MKVLVVGGTGTLGRQIARRALDAGHTVRCVVRSPRKAAFLQEWGCDLTRGDLLEPASLDYALEGQEAVIDAATARATDGGSAYEIDWDGKQNLFAACRRAGVGRLVFMSLLDAAKHRGVPLMDIKACTEEWLEASDLDYTILRGVAFMQGLISQFAIPVLESQTVWVSGAPTPIAYMNTQDVARFAVAALERPETIRQAFPVVGPRAWITGEITQLCEKYSGREARVFRVPPVLLGLMQSVTGFFEASLNVAERLAFAEVVGGGEPLTAPMEASYAAFGLDPAETTLLEDYLKEYYDTILRRLREMESDLDKEAKKKLPF